Proteins from a single region of Xenopus laevis strain J_2021 chromosome 9_10S, Xenopus_laevis_v10.1, whole genome shotgun sequence:
- the LOC108703139 gene encoding cytochrome c oxidase assembly protein COX19, whose translation MSTAMNFGSKTFKPRPPEKGSFPLDHFGECKPFKETFMKCLRNNRFQSGLCREESKEYLECRMERQLMAKEPLQKLGFKDLINEEKSEENNSL comes from the exons ATGTCCACTGCTATGAACTTCGGGTCCAAAACGTTTAAACCTCGTCCCCCGGAGAAGGGCTCGTTCCCTCTGGATCACTTCG GTGAATGCAAGCCATTCAAAGAAACGTTCATGAAGTGTCTACGTAACAACAGATTTCAGAGTGGTTTGTGCAGAGAAGAATCCAAGGAATATCTGGAATGCAGAATGGAAAG GCAGCTAATGGCTAAGGAACCCCTGCAGAAGCTTGGTTTCAAAGATCTTATAAATGAGGAGAAATCAGAAGAAAACAACAGCTTATAG